The Daucus carota subsp. sativus chromosome 2, DH1 v3.0, whole genome shotgun sequence genome includes a window with the following:
- the LOC108208086 gene encoding uncharacterized membrane protein At4g09580 — protein MGEQMKTSSSSSLKCNVNDKVNNSVTFWEIAVASGVVFGFGIGLSIVYLTMPVSDYSFLKLPRTLQDLRILRDALEIYTNDYTAQVLAGYCMVYIVMQTFMIPGTIFLSLLAGSLFGVSRGVALVVFNATAGASSCYFLSKLIGRPLLFSLWPEKLSFFQEQVAKRHESLLNYVLFLRVTPTLPNTFINLASPIVGIPFHIFFLGTLFGLLPAAFVTVRAGMALGDLRSIGDLYDMQSIATLFLIGIFTVTPTLMNKPNHKISLA, from the exons atgggaGAACAGATGAAaacctcttcttcttcttctttgaaGTGCAATGTCAATGACAAAGTGAATAATTCTGTGACTTTCTGGGAGATAGCTGTTGCAAGCGGTGTCGTTTTCGGGTTTGGCATCGGCCTTTCTATTGTTTACCTCACCATGCCTGTTTCTGATTATAGTTTCCTCAAGCTTCCACGCACTCTCCAGGACCTTCGGATTCTCAG AGATGCTCTGGAGATCTACACAAATGACTACACAGCTCAGGTTCTTGCAGGATACTGCATGGTATACATCGTAATGCAAACTTTTATGATTCCGGGTACTATATTCCTGTCATTGCTTGCTGGATCCCTTTTTGGAGTTTCCAGAGGTGTAGCTTTAGTTGTGTTCAATGCTACAGCTGGTGCATCATCTTGCTATTTTCTATCCAAATTAATTGGACGAcctcttctcttctctctctggcCTGAAAAGCTGAGTTTTTTTCAAGAACAG GTGGCTAAAAGGCATGAATCTCTGCTGAACTATGTGCTTTTTCTAAGAGTAACCCCGACTTTGCCAAATACTTTTATCAATCTTGCTTCACCAATTGTCGGTATACCCTTTCACATATTCTTCTTGGGAACTTTATTTGGGCTCCTTCCTGCTGCTTTCGTGACTGTCCGG GCTGGGATGGCACTTGGTGATTTGCGCTCCATAGGTGATCTCTATGATATGCAGTCGATAGCCACCCTTTTTCTTATAGGAATATTTACTGTCACCCCGACATTAATGAACAAACCAAACCATAAAATTTCACTTGCCTGA